The Deinococcus humi genome has a segment encoding these proteins:
- a CDS encoding histidine phosphatase family protein: protein MSPGFLLIRHARAAGQAPDAPLTEEGQRAAQNLIVQLGHRNITRIVSSPWVRAVDTARPLAEALGLSLETDGRLTERVLSGQDLPHWQTALKASFAVPALKLPGGESGKAARSRGLAALHDAQQRDGLSAVFTHGNLLALLLGLDYEGWAGLRNPDVWQFSLDGQASRIPLE, encoded by the coding sequence ATGAGCCCAGGATTTTTGCTCATCCGACACGCCAGAGCGGCGGGTCAGGCTCCCGACGCGCCACTCACTGAAGAAGGCCAGAGGGCCGCGCAAAACTTGATCGTCCAACTTGGGCACCGCAACATCACCCGCATCGTCAGCAGTCCGTGGGTGCGGGCGGTGGACACGGCGCGGCCTCTGGCAGAGGCGCTGGGCCTGAGCCTCGAAACCGACGGGCGGCTGACCGAACGGGTCTTGAGCGGGCAGGATCTTCCCCATTGGCAGACCGCTTTGAAAGCGAGCTTTGCCGTTCCTGCCCTGAAACTGCCCGGCGGTGAATCCGGCAAGGCCGCCAGGTCACGTGGACTGGCCGCCCTGCATGATGCCCAGCAACGGGACGGCCTGAGCGCCGTCTTCACCCACGGCAACCTGCTGGCGCTGCTACTGGGTCTGGATTACGAAGGCTGGGCGGGATTAAGAAACCCGGATGTGTGGCAGTTCAGCCTGGACGGACAGGCTTCGCGTATACCCTTGGAATGA
- a CDS encoding RsmB/NOP family class I SAM-dependent RNA methyltransferase — MTFTPRPRPESFNPARELAVRVLLRVLAGETFAAPALDAALQQAHLPGRDSGLATHIVYGTLRHFPSLDTALTPMLTGDTHPKIRTLLLAGAFEKLYLDTPPHAVVSEYVNLARGARLAPPALVNAVLRRIEAPAPSQLTRTELPGWLADTYRSVYGAAAETVFADLLTPQPLWLSVSDAGLKSLEAEGSRLTPGPQGTDRVELSRPLRETEAFGRGWAQPINPASLACVDALGEVEGERVLDLAGGAGIKAAMLAARGAQVTSVDLLPHKHEQARANLSRLGLQAEFLTHDLTTPLDLPPAAHVLLDAPCTGSGTLRSHPEIKLRLTQNAVTAAAALQARMLPNAAALVAPGGTLVYSVCSVTPQEGPEVVAGFLAAHPDFVAEEVPEVEVPHLPAGNGLLTVPEGGIDGFFIARLRRRADSSVG, encoded by the coding sequence ATGACCTTTACGCCCCGGCCCAGACCCGAATCCTTCAACCCTGCCCGCGAACTGGCCGTGCGGGTGCTGCTGCGTGTGCTGGCGGGCGAGACTTTTGCCGCCCCCGCGCTGGACGCCGCCCTGCAGCAGGCCCACCTGCCAGGCCGTGACTCGGGGCTGGCAACGCATATCGTGTACGGCACGCTGCGCCACTTCCCCAGCCTGGACACGGCCCTGACCCCCATGCTGACCGGGGACACCCACCCCAAGATCCGGACGCTTCTGCTGGCCGGGGCCTTTGAAAAGCTGTACCTGGACACGCCGCCGCACGCAGTGGTCAGCGAGTACGTCAATCTGGCGCGCGGTGCACGGCTGGCCCCGCCGGCGCTGGTCAATGCCGTGCTGCGCCGCATCGAGGCCCCCGCGCCGTCGCAGCTGACACGCACCGAACTGCCCGGCTGGCTGGCCGATACCTATCGTTCGGTGTACGGCGCGGCTGCCGAGACGGTGTTCGCCGATCTGCTCACCCCACAACCGCTGTGGCTGAGCGTGTCCGACGCGGGCCTGAAGTCCCTGGAGGCCGAGGGCAGCCGGCTCACGCCTGGTCCGCAGGGCACGGACCGGGTGGAACTGTCCCGCCCCCTGCGAGAAACCGAGGCCTTCGGGCGCGGCTGGGCCCAGCCCATCAACCCGGCGAGCCTGGCCTGCGTGGACGCGCTGGGCGAGGTGGAGGGCGAGCGTGTCCTGGATCTGGCGGGCGGCGCGGGAATCAAGGCCGCCATGCTGGCCGCGCGCGGAGCGCAGGTGACCAGTGTGGACCTGCTGCCCCACAAACACGAGCAGGCCCGCGCCAATCTGAGTCGCCTGGGGCTGCAGGCCGAATTCCTGACCCATGACCTGACCACGCCACTGGACCTGCCGCCCGCCGCCCATGTCCTGCTGGACGCCCCGTGCACGGGCAGCGGCACCCTGCGCAGTCATCCCGAGATCAAGCTGCGCCTGACCCAGAACGCGGTGACGGCGGCGGCGGCCTTACAGGCGCGGATGCTGCCCAATGCCGCCGCGCTGGTGGCCCCAGGCGGGACGCTGGTCTACTCGGTCTGCTCGGTCACGCCGCAGGAAGGACCGGAGGTGGTGGCCGGATTCCTTGCCGCGCACCCCGACTTTGTCGCCGAGGAGGTGCCGGAGGTAGAGGTACCGCATCTTCCCGCCGGAAATGGTCTCCTGACCGTGCCAGAGGGGGGTATTGACGGCTTCTTTATTGCCCGCCTGCGTAGACGCGCCGATTCGTCTGTCGGCTAA
- a CDS encoding alpha/beta hydrolase family protein, with the protein MTRPFHPADPPAAPMANGLPYRTERHLLAGVPALLELPPEGQDVLAVCLVYHGAWAAKEGKLGVYSTLATQGTAVVIPDAPLHGERQADTPTGLNAREYVWDSVCRSVAEAGALLDALAELYGPLPAVVVGSSMGGYVALTLARQERRVKRAAALITSGVWDEPEVRRPELQAFLNEHRPVTHADDFPPTPLLLASGDSDPTFPLDAHHVPTAQALGAAYERAGQADLFQQQLFAGVGHYTSGRMRDAAVAFLTRTGVP; encoded by the coding sequence ATGACCCGCCCCTTCCATCCCGCCGATCCGCCCGCCGCGCCCATGGCCAATGGCCTGCCCTACCGCACCGAACGCCACCTGCTGGCCGGAGTTCCCGCGCTGCTGGAGCTGCCCCCGGAAGGTCAGGACGTGCTCGCGGTGTGCCTCGTCTACCATGGGGCCTGGGCCGCCAAGGAAGGCAAGCTGGGCGTGTATTCCACGCTGGCCACCCAGGGGACGGCGGTGGTCATTCCCGACGCCCCGCTGCACGGTGAACGGCAGGCCGACACCCCCACTGGCCTGAATGCCCGTGAATACGTCTGGGACAGTGTCTGCCGCTCGGTGGCAGAGGCCGGGGCCCTGCTGGACGCGCTGGCAGAGCTGTACGGCCCGCTGCCCGCCGTCGTCGTCGGCTCCAGCATGGGCGGCTACGTGGCCCTCACGCTGGCCCGCCAGGAGCGGCGCGTCAAACGGGCGGCGGCGCTGATCACCTCCGGCGTGTGGGACGAGCCGGAAGTCAGGAGGCCAGAACTCCAGGCGTTCTTGAATGAACATCGCCCTGTGACCCACGCCGACGATTTTCCCCCCACGCCACTGCTGCTGGCGAGCGGTGACAGCGATCCCACCTTTCCGCTGGACGCGCACCACGTGCCGACGGCACAGGCCCTGGGTGCGGCGTATGAACGGGCGGGGCAGGCCGATCTCTTCCAGCAACAGCTCTTCGCCGGCGTGGGCCATTACACCAGCGGGCGCATGCGGGACGCGGCGGTCGCATTCCTGACCCGGACAGGTGTGCCGTAG
- a CDS encoding alanyl-tRNA editing protein, with the protein MTRPLYHQDPASLSFSATVQAAGGSELALDATAFYPAGGGQSADHGVLRWLDGEARVTDTRKDKATGLIWHTLDGSPPSVGTQVTGGVDAARRWRHMARHSGEHLLAQAFVRINPAFAVDAVNMTHPECTLDLRGDPTEADVRAAETLLRETLARQHLTLDTPTVSEEQLTHYPLRRETKVRGQVRLVIFRDGDGQPFDVSACGGTHVPQASLAAPVVVLRTERIRGGVTRVVFMAGEEASEYLGGVYREARALAQTFSVPVERLAERVEALRSDLAESKAGTLDLRERLAHALTNATPPDAWGLRMLELHDPALLLPVLTDLSAGEVRVALAEGGRCGVASARQDIHAGEVLRAALAVTGGKGGGRSDLAQGNTLKPDEFLAAVRAALAPSPSS; encoded by the coding sequence TTGACCCGGCCCCTCTACCATCAGGATCCGGCGTCGCTGTCGTTCTCGGCCACCGTTCAGGCTGCAGGTGGCTCAGAACTCGCGCTGGACGCTACCGCCTTCTACCCGGCGGGCGGCGGGCAGAGCGCCGATCACGGCGTCCTGCGCTGGCTGGACGGAGAGGCCCGCGTCACCGACACCCGTAAGGACAAGGCGACAGGGTTGATCTGGCACACCCTGGACGGTTCCCCTCCCAGCGTCGGCACGCAGGTGACCGGTGGGGTGGACGCGGCGAGGCGCTGGCGGCACATGGCGCGGCACAGCGGCGAGCATCTGCTGGCCCAGGCGTTCGTGCGGATCAACCCCGCCTTTGCCGTGGACGCGGTCAACATGACCCATCCCGAATGCACGCTGGATCTGCGCGGCGATCCCACCGAAGCCGACGTGCGCGCCGCCGAGACGCTGCTGCGCGAGACGCTGGCCCGCCAGCACCTGACCCTGGACACGCCCACCGTATCCGAGGAACAGTTGACCCATTACCCCCTGCGGCGCGAAACGAAGGTGCGCGGGCAGGTCCGGCTGGTGATTTTCCGGGACGGGGATGGCCAGCCCTTCGACGTCAGCGCCTGCGGCGGCACGCACGTTCCGCAGGCCAGTCTGGCGGCGCCGGTGGTGGTGCTGCGCACCGAGCGCATCCGGGGCGGGGTGACCCGTGTGGTCTTCATGGCGGGCGAGGAGGCCAGCGAATACCTGGGCGGCGTCTACCGCGAAGCCCGCGCACTGGCCCAAACCTTCAGCGTGCCGGTGGAGCGGCTGGCCGAGCGGGTGGAGGCGCTGCGGAGTGACCTCGCCGAGTCGAAGGCAGGGACGCTGGACCTGCGCGAGCGGCTGGCCCATGCCCTGACGAACGCCACGCCGCCCGATGCCTGGGGTCTGCGAATGCTGGAACTTCATGACCCGGCCCTGCTGCTGCCTGTCCTGACCGATCTCTCTGCCGGAGAGGTGCGGGTGGCCCTGGCGGAGGGCGGACGCTGCGGCGTCGCCAGCGCACGGCAGGACATTCACGCGGGCGAGGTGTTGCGGGCGGCGCTGGCCGTGACCGGGGGCAAGGGGGGCGGACGGTCCGATCTGGCGCAGGGCAACACGCTGAAGCCGGACGAGTTCCTGGCAGCCGTGCGCGCCGCCTTGGCCCCCTCGCCCTCCTCCTGA
- the deoD gene encoding purine-nucleoside phosphorylase, which yields MSIHLNAEPGQIAETVLLPGDPLRAQHIAQTFFENPVQHNNVRGMLGFTGTYKGQRVSVQGTGMGIASSMIYVSELITDYGCKNLVRVGTAGSYQEDVHVRDIVLAQAASTDSNINRIRFGEKTFAPIADFGLLMRAYQIAQARGFTTHVGNIMSSDTFYHDNFDQYKIWADYGILAVEMEAAGLYTLAAKHGVKALTILTISDHLITHEVTTSEERQQTFDQMIEVALDAALGLE from the coding sequence ATGAGTATTCACCTGAACGCCGAACCCGGTCAGATTGCCGAAACCGTCCTGCTGCCCGGCGACCCGCTGCGCGCCCAGCACATCGCGCAGACCTTTTTCGAGAATCCCGTCCAGCACAATAACGTGCGCGGCATGCTGGGCTTTACCGGCACCTACAAGGGCCAGCGCGTCAGCGTGCAGGGCACCGGCATGGGCATCGCCAGCTCGATGATCTACGTCAGCGAATTGATCACCGACTACGGCTGCAAGAATCTGGTGCGTGTCGGCACGGCGGGCAGCTACCAGGAGGACGTGCATGTGCGCGACATCGTGCTGGCCCAGGCCGCCAGCACCGACAGCAACATCAACCGCATCCGTTTCGGCGAGAAGACCTTTGCGCCCATCGCAGATTTCGGGCTGCTGATGCGCGCCTACCAGATCGCCCAGGCGCGCGGCTTCACCACCCATGTCGGCAACATCATGAGCAGCGACACCTTCTACCACGACAATTTTGACCAGTACAAGATCTGGGCTGACTACGGCATTCTGGCCGTGGAGATGGAAGCCGCCGGACTGTACACCCTGGCCGCCAAACACGGCGTGAAGGCGCTGACCATCCTGACCATCAGCGATCATCTGATTACGCACGAGGTGACCACCTCCGAGGAGCGGCAGCAGACCTTCGATCAGATGATCGAGGTGGCGCTGGATGCGGCGCTGGGCCTGGAATAG
- a CDS encoding phosphotransferase: MTLRPTSPGTARPQHFPELEARYGPLTPMDSGMQSRVYLTPDGAAVVKVYRNQRGQHRTEAQNMVRAGMGDWLLDVTEADGVEVLVMRRFAGHPLRAADVPRALPQLGQIVATLHTQQEGRVNLDTVRERLTRFRRALAAYPLADLFDAVEVPLEGGLLDQPAAFCHLDMWHDNILISNPPGAQETGQEAADQNGAGQDTVLLIDWTRADWDDPLRDLALLKTGTLDLLGAERSLEAALSFLPDRAPSTLTRYRAYLALTTLHDLYWFLMNEPYEFDAQKEFKVPRARHALARLPEGS, from the coding sequence GTGACCCTGCGCCCCACCTCACCCGGCACAGCGCGGCCCCAGCACTTCCCGGAACTGGAAGCCCGTTACGGCCCCCTGACCCCGATGGATTCGGGCATGCAGAGCCGCGTGTACCTCACCCCCGACGGCGCAGCGGTGGTCAAGGTGTACCGCAATCAGAGGGGGCAGCACCGCACTGAGGCGCAGAACATGGTGCGGGCGGGCATGGGTGACTGGCTGCTGGACGTCACCGAGGCCGATGGCGTGGAGGTGCTGGTGATGCGCCGCTTCGCGGGCCATCCCCTGCGCGCCGCCGACGTGCCGCGCGCCCTGCCACAGCTGGGTCAGATCGTGGCCACGCTCCACACCCAGCAGGAGGGCCGCGTCAATCTGGACACGGTGCGCGAGCGGCTGACCCGCTTTCGCCGCGCCCTGGCCGCCTACCCGTTGGCTGACCTCTTTGACGCCGTGGAAGTGCCCCTGGAAGGCGGCCTGCTGGATCAGCCTGCCGCGTTTTGCCACCTGGACATGTGGCACGACAACATCCTGATCTCCAATCCGCCCGGCGCGCAGGAGACAGGTCAGGAGGCTGCGGACCAGAACGGGGCGGGTCAGGACACGGTGCTGCTGATCGACTGGACACGCGCTGACTGGGACGATCCTCTGCGCGATCTGGCGCTGCTCAAGACCGGCACGCTGGACCTGCTGGGGGCCGAACGCAGCCTGGAGGCGGCCCTGAGCTTTCTGCCGGACCGCGCCCCGTCCACCCTGACCCGTTACCGCGCGTACCTGGCCCTGACCACCCTGCATGACCTGTACTGGTTCTTGATGAACGAGCCCTATGAATTTGACGCCCAGAAGGAGTTCAAGGTGCCGCGCGCGCGCCACGCGCTGGCGCGGCTGCCGGAAGGGAGCTGA
- a CDS encoding FAD-dependent oxidoreductase, whose amino-acid sequence MTLSYQTLSQTWDVIVAGGGTAGAIAGIAAARAGARVLVVEAQGSLGGTGTNAWVTPLMRNVSAGENLNRGLTDDLKARLLARGDGAIDPGGNDNWFNPEGMKFVLEGMLLVAGGEVLYHTHIVQPLMAEGGEFRQITSLVIHNKGGLQALNAAVFIDATGDADLAIRAGVPFHAGDEDGVHQAMSLRFTLAGVDTARLCAFLNSNGQGQTGEHFMHFWMVWGKNSTLEPLFRQAVTDGVLLERDGDYFQGFSIPGRPGEISFNCPRIRADLHDGADPWQLSAAQTDGREAIDRLTAFCRASLPGCETAFVGVVAPMVGVRESRRIVGEYTLTLEDILDCARFPDSICRNHYPVDIHSVRGSTKLLHERDGTAPYFAKDAYHELPYRAIVPVGVSNLLVPGRAASSTFEAQSAIRVQQNCHSMGEAAGIAAAWAARDHDGQVRGIDTNALQTELRRLGGNI is encoded by the coding sequence ATGACCCTTTCCTACCAGACTCTCTCCCAGACCTGGGATGTGATCGTCGCTGGGGGCGGCACTGCTGGCGCCATCGCCGGAATTGCCGCCGCCAGGGCCGGAGCACGGGTGCTGGTGGTGGAGGCCCAGGGCAGCCTGGGCGGCACCGGCACCAACGCTTGGGTCACGCCGCTGATGCGAAACGTCTCGGCCGGCGAGAACCTGAACCGAGGCCTAACCGACGACTTGAAAGCCCGCCTGCTGGCACGCGGCGACGGCGCCATTGACCCTGGCGGCAACGACAACTGGTTCAATCCCGAAGGCATGAAATTCGTGCTGGAGGGGATGTTGCTGGTGGCGGGCGGCGAGGTGCTGTACCACACGCACATCGTTCAACCACTGATGGCTGAAGGCGGGGAATTCCGACAAATCACTTCTCTCGTCATTCACAACAAGGGCGGCCTGCAGGCGCTGAATGCCGCCGTCTTCATCGACGCCACCGGGGACGCCGACCTGGCCATCCGCGCGGGCGTCCCCTTTCACGCGGGCGATGAGGACGGCGTGCATCAGGCCATGAGCCTGCGCTTCACGCTGGCGGGGGTGGACACGGCGCGGCTGTGCGCCTTCCTGAACAGCAACGGGCAGGGGCAGACCGGTGAGCACTTCATGCATTTCTGGATGGTCTGGGGCAAAAACAGCACGCTGGAGCCGCTGTTCCGGCAGGCGGTGACGGACGGCGTGCTGCTGGAACGTGACGGCGACTACTTCCAGGGTTTCAGCATTCCGGGCAGGCCGGGCGAGATCAGTTTCAACTGCCCGCGGATCCGCGCTGATCTCCATGACGGAGCCGATCCCTGGCAACTCAGCGCGGCGCAGACCGACGGGCGGGAGGCGATTGACCGCCTAACCGCCTTTTGCCGTGCTTCCCTGCCCGGTTGCGAGACCGCCTTTGTTGGCGTGGTGGCCCCGATGGTGGGCGTGCGCGAGTCGCGGCGCATCGTGGGCGAGTACACGCTGACGCTGGAGGACATTCTGGACTGTGCCCGCTTTCCAGATTCGATCTGCCGCAACCACTACCCGGTGGACATTCACAGTGTCCGGGGCAGCACGAAGCTGCTGCACGAGCGCGACGGCACCGCGCCGTATTTTGCGAAGGACGCCTACCACGAGCTGCCGTACCGCGCCATCGTCCCCGTCGGGGTCTCCAATCTTCTGGTGCCGGGGCGGGCGGCGAGCAGTACCTTTGAAGCCCAGTCGGCCATCCGCGTGCAGCAAAACTGCCACAGCATGGGTGAGGCTGCCGGAATCGCCGCTGCCTGGGCCGCACGCGACCACGACGGACAAGTGCGCGGCATCGATACGAACGCGCTTCAGACGGAACTGAGGAGGCTGGGAGGAAACATCTGA
- a CDS encoding DsbA family protein yields the protein MPLHTTFDGLKLALLLTALGLGGAAAQVGQPLAPFLKSPQLAAAKQGAGGLLTFADGSSAVLQSQGGYLTGAKISVANPDSQKAAVRAAELTGLLSGFGAGLAEPMLGFLTRDDVVKELSTGLTVGAEPFAITVKTDARLLTVDLKLERVPDGTFAPTTNALPARTAGEANVVLRVYSDFQCPYCHQFESEALPALLRALPDDVRIEFHQFPLESIHPLARPAAEASECAAQQGKFWAYKDALFRDRSWLAGSANQVFTALAADTGLKAEAFKTCLAMRGGRAAVDAGLAEAERLGLDGTPSVFVGPYKAADPYDAAALLDLISFTRAVEGRRP from the coding sequence ATGCCACTGCACACAACGTTCGACGGCCTGAAACTGGCCCTCCTGCTGACGGCGCTGGGCCTGGGCGGGGCGGCAGCACAGGTGGGCCAGCCCCTGGCGCCGTTCCTGAAGAGCCCGCAACTGGCCGCTGCCAAACAGGGGGCCGGGGGCCTGTTGACCTTCGCTGACGGCTCCAGCGCCGTCCTCCAGAGCCAGGGCGGCTATCTGACGGGCGCGAAGATTAGCGTGGCGAACCCGGACTCACAGAAAGCAGCGGTGCGGGCCGCCGAGCTGACTGGCCTGCTGAGCGGTTTCGGGGCCGGTCTGGCCGAGCCCATGCTGGGGTTTCTTACCCGCGACGATGTGGTCAAGGAGCTTTCGACCGGTCTGACCGTCGGCGCGGAGCCCTTCGCCATCACAGTCAAAACGGACGCCCGGCTCCTCACGGTGGACCTGAAACTGGAGCGCGTACCGGACGGGACCTTCGCACCCACCACCAACGCCCTGCCCGCCCGCACAGCTGGAGAGGCCAATGTCGTGCTGCGCGTGTACAGCGACTTTCAGTGCCCGTACTGCCACCAGTTCGAGAGCGAGGCGCTGCCCGCCTTGCTGCGCGCGCTGCCGGATGACGTTCGCATCGAATTCCACCAGTTTCCGCTGGAGAGCATCCACCCGCTGGCCCGCCCCGCTGCCGAGGCCAGCGAATGCGCCGCCCAGCAGGGCAAGTTCTGGGCCTACAAGGACGCGCTGTTTCGTGATCGTTCGTGGCTGGCAGGCAGTGCAAACCAGGTGTTCACCGCCCTGGCCGCCGACACGGGGCTGAAAGCCGAAGCCTTCAAGACGTGTCTGGCGATGCGCGGTGGTCGGGCGGCGGTGGACGCCGGACTGGCAGAGGCCGAACGCCTGGGCCTGGATGGTACGCCCAGCGTGTTTGTCGGCCCCTATAAGGCAGCGGACCCCTACGACGCGGCAGCTCTGCTCGACCTGATCAGCTTTACCCGCGCGGTGGAGGGCCGCCGGCCTTGA
- a CDS encoding DinB family protein, with translation MSRAETLKSERAYRIEPEARYTPQIGALAEMMNYARLTTLQAVEGLTTEQLDAVPEGFSNSIGMLLSHIAAVDWVYQMMSFEGRDIGEGDGAILGGLTLGKEGTPPPTGQSLETLLNELAASRTLTLETFAAKDDGWLASRLPVPYDDMNQHWAWFHVMEDEFSHRGQIRLLRKHVAPGRKT, from the coding sequence ATGAGTCGAGCTGAAACCCTGAAGTCCGAGCGTGCCTACCGCATTGAACCCGAAGCCCGGTACACACCGCAGATCGGTGCACTGGCCGAGATGATGAACTACGCCCGCCTGACCACACTGCAGGCGGTGGAGGGCCTGACCACGGAGCAACTCGACGCCGTGCCGGAGGGCTTTTCCAACTCTATCGGGATGCTGCTGTCACATATCGCCGCCGTGGACTGGGTCTACCAGATGATGTCGTTCGAGGGCCGCGACATTGGAGAGGGGGACGGGGCGATTCTGGGAGGGCTCACCCTGGGCAAGGAAGGCACTCCGCCACCTACTGGGCAGAGCCTCGAAACCCTGCTGAACGAGCTGGCAGCCTCCCGCACCCTCACGCTGGAGACCTTTGCGGCCAAAGACGACGGGTGGCTGGCCTCCCGCCTGCCCGTCCCGTACGACGATATGAACCAGCACTGGGCCTGGTTTCATGTCATGGAGGACGAGTTCAGTCACCGGGGCCAGATCAGGCTTCTGCGCAAGCATGTCGCGCCGGGCAGGAAAACATGA
- a CDS encoding HD domain-containing phosphohydrolase, producing the protein MFRRPRTPQPPPLASAEARAPSSSAPAGDMEAVRVLNELLARPTHEGVLEGALSYASFLLGGNLRGYALTHRAQGQDRAAPDRVAAVFGYPKALVGTPLSGPWASLRTRVLSDGSRELYEANPPELHGVLDTCGMRDVALSLVVPINDRGRNMGALVLDRNSSEDIGHAAQELVTRWATAVAPLLGLLESRENWRLAARQVSSAVVEAFESQEFDALGHGQAVAEASVKLGRAVGLAERELDELWFAATLHDLGKIHGEKGHAQVGANFLHGVPHLAQAQKAIRHHHERWDGQGEPDKLVGEDIPLYARILAVANAYVRLGDIERLRGQAGKGLDARLVGLMEKVSAEPPAK; encoded by the coding sequence GTGTTCCGACGCCCCCGCACCCCACAGCCGCCCCCGCTCGCGTCCGCCGAGGCGCGCGCTCCGTCGTCCAGCGCTCCTGCCGGTGATATGGAGGCCGTGCGCGTCCTGAATGAACTGCTGGCACGGCCCACGCATGAGGGCGTGCTGGAAGGCGCGCTGAGCTACGCCAGCTTTCTGCTGGGCGGCAACCTGCGTGGCTACGCCCTGACGCACCGCGCGCAGGGCCAGGACCGGGCGGCACCGGACCGGGTGGCGGCCGTGTTCGGGTATCCCAAGGCGCTGGTCGGAACACCACTGTCGGGTCCCTGGGCGTCGCTGCGCACGCGCGTGCTCAGCGACGGGTCACGCGAGTTGTACGAGGCCAATCCGCCAGAGCTGCACGGCGTGCTGGACACCTGCGGAATGCGCGACGTGGCGCTGTCGCTGGTGGTGCCCATCAATGACCGGGGGCGCAACATGGGGGCGCTGGTGCTGGACCGCAACTCTTCCGAGGACATCGGCCATGCCGCCCAGGAGCTGGTGACCCGCTGGGCCACGGCGGTTGCGCCGCTGCTGGGGCTGCTGGAGAGCCGCGAGAACTGGCGACTGGCCGCACGGCAGGTCAGCAGCGCGGTGGTGGAGGCTTTTGAGAGTCAGGAATTCGACGCGCTGGGTCACGGCCAGGCCGTCGCCGAGGCCAGTGTGAAGCTCGGCCGCGCGGTGGGGCTGGCGGAGCGCGAACTGGACGAGTTGTGGTTCGCGGCCACACTGCACGATCTGGGCAAGATCCACGGGGAGAAGGGACACGCCCAGGTCGGCGCGAACTTCCTGCACGGCGTGCCGCATCTGGCCCAGGCGCAGAAGGCCATCCGTCACCACCACGAACGCTGGGACGGTCAGGGTGAACCCGACAAGCTGGTCGGCGAGGACATTCCACTGTACGCGCGGATTCTGGCCGTCGCCAACGCCTACGTGCGCCTGGGCGACATCGAGCGCCTGCGTGGTCAGGCCGGCAAGGGGCTGGACGCCCGTCTGGTCGGCCTCATGGAAAAGGTCAGCGCCGAGCCACCTGCAAAATGA